TTTCCAATTGCCATTGCATAGAGAACATCTTTTGTTGTGTCTAAGAATCTTTGAGTTTCGTCGTCATAATAAGCACCAATTGCACTACATTGAATTGCCATATAGTTGCTACCCAGATAAATTATTTGTCCGAGGAAACCAGCTATTTGCATAGCAGTTTGATAATTTTTATAGTCAGACACAAAAAACAAAGTTACAGCACAATCTCTCGCGATCGCTTGATTTATGCATAAGTAACCTGTCTGTTCGCTGAAATCACCAGCCTTCAGCAGATGCTTACCTTTATATAACCCTGGTGACATCCCCTCTACTCGATGTACAACCGAGTAAATATCTATTTCTTCATAGTTCTCAGTCGGTAATGGCTGCTCAAGTTGCTGCCATATATATAAATATTCTTCTTGAGAAATAAACTTTTTCCGGAAACGTCTACATGAACGTCTGTTTAAAATAGTCTGAGAAAATTTATCTCGATCAAATTTCAACTGGGTCTGCTTTAGTTGCTGTTGGTAACTCTGCTGCAATGCTGTTGTTTTGTAGCTAGTTTCAATAAATTGATTAGCTTCAAAATAATCAGTACCACAGACAAAAGGAACCTTCAGCCTTAAGCGTCTCGTTTGCTTGTCTTGCACTTCTCCCGAAATTGCACAAGCTGTAATAAACTCTTTATTCTCAAAGCCTAAATCAGTATTGAGAGCAAGTTTATCAAAGTCGAAAATTAACTGTATATCCTTGTCATGAAGATATGCTGATGCAGCGATCGCACCTAAATGGTGTCCGCTATCCAAAAAGCAATATCTCATGCTCCTGTCTTGATATTTCCAACTAGACCTATAATAAACGCAACTAATTAAAAAAATGAATCCGCTGATACATTTGGTCGGTATAACGTAACTCTCCAAGCCATCATCAATTAATTCATAGATTAGTGTTAGACAATTATTCTCAACTTCTAGATGATATACACCATCTAATATTCCTTGCATACCTCGAATCTGTACATAAACTTCTGTGGGATAGAGAGCGCCTGCTGAAGGATTTACACGTAGTTTATAAGACACATCCTTATATACCTTCTCAAGGGTGACTGCACTAGTTAACCAGATAAAAGAATGGATAGGATTATTGACATTTAATTGCACGCGTCTATAAAATTTGGGATAAACTTTAAATGCAGATGGTTGAGTTGATGCATCTACATAATTTGGATTCATCTGCACCGATAAGTAAGAATGCTTAGTGGCATCATGATAAGCTTTGCTTAGATTAAGATTTTGTGGCATTTTTCAATATCCTTAAAACTTCTACGTTACTTGCAAAATCTATCGCTTTATAATCATCTAAATTTTGTAAATATAGATTAGGATGATGTTGTAAAAGTAACTTCACTACTTCAGTTTTTCCAGCCGAAGCTGCGTACATTAAAACAGTTGCACCATTATCATTTTGGTTATCAATATTAATTTTTGCCGCCAGCAGCAAGTTAATTAAATCGTAGTGATTCCCAAAACAAGCAAACCACAAAGCATTATTTCGATCATTATTTCTCGCATTTACATCTGCACCGACATCAATCAGTTCTTTAACAACTGTGTAAACTCCTTCTCTTGTAGCTTTCATCAAAGCTGTGTCGCCATTTTCACCATGCTGATTTAAATCTTCAAAACTGTAACCTTTTGCCGCCAACCATTGTTTTGTGACATCCGTCAAATTATTCATATCTCTCGCCTAGTGTAAGTTTGCTCAACAAATAAAATGGTAGGCATTGTCCACCATTTTTAAATAAAATAATACTTATTTATAAAAGTCAACTGCTTAAACAGTAATTATATGAATTGTTGTCAATCAAATATAGCAATCCGATTTGATTTCTGAATCACTCGTAGAGGTAAGGGACTGGGGACTGGGGACTGGGGACTGGGAAGAAGGAATAAAGGTGTACTAAGTTTTGTTCAAAAA
Above is a window of Nostoc sp. UHCC 0702 DNA encoding:
- a CDS encoding ankyrin repeat domain-containing protein, whose amino-acid sequence is MNNLTDVTKQWLAAKGYSFEDLNQHGENGDTALMKATREGVYTVVKELIDVGADVNARNNDRNNALWFACFGNHYDLINLLLAAKINIDNQNDNGATVLMYAASAGKTEVVKLLLQHHPNLYLQNLDDYKAIDFASNVEVLRILKNATKS
- a CDS encoding SagB/ThcOx family dehydrogenase, with product MPQNLNLSKAYHDATKHSYLSVQMNPNYVDASTQPSAFKVYPKFYRRVQLNVNNPIHSFIWLTSAVTLEKVYKDVSYKLRVNPSAGALYPTEVYVQIRGMQGILDGVYHLEVENNCLTLIYELIDDGLESYVIPTKCISGFIFLISCVYYRSSWKYQDRSMRYCFLDSGHHLGAIAASAYLHDKDIQLIFDFDKLALNTDLGFENKEFITACAISGEVQDKQTRRLRLKVPFVCGTDYFEANQFIETSYKTTALQQSYQQQLKQTQLKFDRDKFSQTILNRRSCRRFRKKFISQEEYLYIWQQLEQPLPTENYEEIDIYSVVHRVEGMSPGLYKGKHLLKAGDFSEQTGYLCINQAIARDCAVTLFFVSDYKNYQTAMQIAGFLGQIIYLGSNYMAIQCSAIGAYYDDETQRFLDTTKDVLYAMAIGN